The Pseudomonas protegens genome contains the following window.
GACGAAACCGTAGACCCCGATGCTCCAGCAGAAAAACTGCAGCGCGAGGAGGATCACCTTGGGCGAGCGGAAGGCCTCGGCGTAGTTCTTCACCGCCTTGATGCCTTGCTGTTCGGCGGCCAGGGCGCTTTCCAGGTCCTGCTTCTCCTGGGCGCCGAGCCACTGGGCCTGGCTGGGCCGGTCATCGGCCAGGCGCCACCAGATAAAGGCCCAGAGCACCGCCGGCAAGCCTTCGACGATGAACATCCAGCGCCAGCTGAAGTGCTCCACCAGGTAGCCGGAGACCACCGACATCCAGAGCATGGTCACCGGGTTGCCGAGGATCAGGAAGGTGTTGGCCCGGGAGCGTTCGGCGCGGGTGAACCAGTGGCACAGGTACACCAGCATCGCCGGCATCACCGCCGCTTCCACCACCCCGAGCATGAAGCGGATGGCGATCAGCATGTAGGCGTTGGCGACGATCCCGGTGAGGGTGGCCAGGCCGCCCCAGAGGATCAGGCTGACGAAGATCAGCTTCTTCACGCTGCGTTTTTGCGCGTAGATCGCCCCCGGCACCTGGAAGAAGAAATAGCCGAGGAAGAACAGCGCCCCCAGCAGTGATGACAGCCCCGGGGTGATCTGCAAGTCGTCGGCCATCCCCGAGGCGGCGGCGAAGCCATAGTTGGCGCGGTCCAGGTAGGCCAGGCTGTAGGTGATGAAGACCATCGGCATGATGTACCACCAGCGGCGGGCGGCGAGTTTGAGGCTGTCCATGAAAGTTCTCCTGAGCTTGTTGTTTTTGTCGCAACAGGTGGTTCTGGTTTTTTGTCCGCATGCGCACTGCAGTTGTGTAGGAGCCGGCTTGCCGGCGAAGAGGCCCTCGAGCCTCGCATCGCCCTGGCGGGCCCCTTCGCTGGCAAGCCAGCGTCTACAGGGCGCAGGCGGTTTTCAGGGGCGCTGCCGGGTCCGGCAGTTCGTGGCGTCGGGGCAGGCCTTCCATGTCGCCACGGCTCTGTATCGCGCGGCTGCCGATCCAGTTGGCGCGCTGCACCGCTTCGATCACGCTGCGGCTTTCCAGCAGGGCGCTGATCAGGCCCACGGCGAAGGCATCGCCGGCGCCGACGGTGTCCACCACCTGGGGCACCGGCACGCCAGCGACGAAGCCGGCGTCCAGCTGGGTGCGGTAGTAGGCGCCATGGGCCCCGAGCTTGATCACCACGGCTTCGGCGCCCTGGTCCAGGTAGAACGCGGCAATGTCCGCCGGGTCGTCACGGCCGGTGAGCAGGCGGCCCTCGCCGAGGCCCGGCAGCACCCAGTGGGCCAGGGCCGCGAGGCGGTTGATCTCGCGGATCATCAAAGCTTCGCTGGCCCACAGGGCCGGGCGCAGATTGGGATCGAACGACACGCTGCGGCCGTTGGCGCGCTGGGTGCGCATCAGGTGGCCGGACAACTCCCGGGCCGAGTCCGAGAGGGCCGGGGGAATCCCGGTGGCGTGCAGGTGGCGGGCCTGGAGCAGGGCCGGGGCCAGGTCGTCGAGGCTCAGGTGGCTGGCGGCCGAGCCGCGGCGGAAGTACTCGACCCGCGGGTCATCGCCGGTTTCTTCCCGGGACTTGAGCTGAAAGCCGGTAGGGTGCAGCGGGTCGCGGCGCACGAAGCGGCAGTCCAGGCCCTCCGCCTGCAAG
Protein-coding sequences here:
- a CDS encoding sugar kinase yields the protein MSEIDILSFGETMAMFVAEHSGDLARVEHFHKRIAGADSNVAIGLSRLGFKVAWLSRVGNDSLGQFVLDTLQAEGLDCRFVRRDPLHPTGFQLKSREETGDDPRVEYFRRGSAASHLSLDDLAPALLQARHLHATGIPPALSDSARELSGHLMRTQRANGRSVSFDPNLRPALWASEALMIREINRLAALAHWVLPGLGEGRLLTGRDDPADIAAFYLDQGAEAVVIKLGAHGAYYRTQLDAGFVAGVPVPQVVDTVGAGDAFAVGLISALLESRSVIEAVQRANWIGSRAIQSRGDMEGLPRRHELPDPAAPLKTACAL
- a CDS encoding MFS transporter, yielding MDSLKLAARRWWYIMPMVFITYSLAYLDRANYGFAAASGMADDLQITPGLSSLLGALFFLGYFFFQVPGAIYAQKRSVKKLIFVSLILWGGLATLTGIVANAYMLIAIRFMLGVVEAAVMPAMLVYLCHWFTRAERSRANTFLILGNPVTMLWMSVVSGYLVEHFSWRWMFIVEGLPAVLWAFIWWRLADDRPSQAQWLGAQEKQDLESALAAEQQGIKAVKNYAEAFRSPKVILLALQFFCWSIGVYGFVLWLPSILKHGAQMDMVEAGWLSALPYLAAVFAMLAVSWGSDRTQQRKRFVWPPLLVAAIAFYASYLLGAEHFWWSYGLLVIAGACMYAPYGPFFAIVPEILPANVAGGAMALINSMGALGSFGGSYLVGYLNSSTGSPGASYLLMSGALLLSVLLTLLLTPGAGAPRAKGLPLPRRLAHS